One part of the Hydra vulgaris chromosome 01, alternate assembly HydraT2T_AEP genome encodes these proteins:
- the LOC136074385 gene encoding homeobox-like protein HDP1, giving the protein MFRTALIDSGCSITVVHAESTRGLVSKSEKCITTLGGTVQVLGEMVIKLEIDGIYRMVNSLIVKDKPFGFDLIFGMDAIEKFGGAVIYGDKNRTVRMLACDTEKCGANYISKENEINEKNKINEENEINEVNEENEVNEENEVNEENEVNEENEVNEENEVNEENEVNEVNEENEVNEENEVNEENEVNEENEVNEENEVNEENEVNEENEINEENEVNEKNEVNEENKINEDNEINEEKEINKNNEIKHQDFTANFDGKKWTASWNWNKEPAINTIREYN; this is encoded by the coding sequence ATGTTCCGAACAGCATTAATTGATTCTGGATGCTCAATTACAGTGGTTCATGCTGAATCTACACGTGGACTTGtttcaaaaagtgaaaaatGCATCACAACTTTGGGAGGAACTGTACAAGTACTAGGTGAAATGGTAATCAAATTGGAAATTGATGGAATATATCGGATGGTTAATTCGTTAATTGTAAAGGACAAACCATTCgggtttgatttgatttttggaATGGATGCTATTGAAAAATTCGGAGGAGCCGTAATCTATGGTGATAAAAACCGTACCGTCCGAATGTTAGCATGTGACACGGAAAAATGTGGCGCAAATTATATAAGTAAAGAAAACGAAATAAACgaaaagaacaaaataaacGAAGAGAACGAAATAAACGAAGTAAACGAAGAGAACGAAGTAAACGAAGAGAACGAAGTAAACGAAGAGAACGAAGTAAACGAAGAGAACGAAGTAAACGAAGAGAACGAAGTAAACGAAGAGAACGAAGTAAACGAAGTAAACGAAGAGAACGAAGTAAACGAAGAGAACGAAGTAAACGAAGAGAACGAAGTAAACGAAGAGAACGAAGTAAACGAAGAGAACGAAGTAAACGAAGAGAACGAAGTAAACGAAGAGAACGAAATAAACGAAGAGAACGAAGTAAACGAAAAGAACGAAGTAAAcgaagaaaacaaaataaacgaAGATAACGAAATAAACGAAGagaaagaaataaacaaaaacaacgaAATAAAACATCAGGATTTCACGGCAAATTTCGACGGAAAAAAGTGGACGGCATCATGGAACTGGAATAAAGAGCCCGCAATTAATACGATCCGCGAATACAATTAA